In Orenia metallireducens, a genomic segment contains:
- a CDS encoding replication initiation protein: MKKEMLNKPNQLISIVPEQKVTTTQRKAYNSFLKYAQRKLKFEDYKENIFKIPYSELHKRANLKNKNTEYIYQELEGLMKTTVKIVDKENPDNWKAFTLLSYIERKDNFYYYELNHFIINALKEQQFFTPLNLMMIKSLDSQYSIIFYELAIRYQKYKIPKMSIEEVRKLTNTKSEYKRFYNFRKRVLDVACEEISKKTDIKLSYITEKRGRRIAFIDFKIERKKEEIPVEIKVKEQEYSAEVLGLFNLLPKVEQVESNKRELAKLLEEHSFRYLKADIEYAKESNPDNFIGFLKASCQNAHYSSVEIEKEEKQKELAKQREEAEMKRKELEEKIEKKARAKAMERYKVLSDSELERYEQEYRKMAKLVPKSIRPAKKEYIIGSLEDKFKEELRDLLGNDFLV; encoded by the coding sequence ATGAAGAAGGAGATGTTAAATAAGCCCAATCAATTAATAAGTATTGTTCCTGAACAGAAGGTCACCACTACCCAAAGAAAAGCATATAATAGTTTTTTAAAGTATGCACAAAGAAAATTAAAGTTTGAAGATTATAAAGAGAACATATTCAAGATTCCCTATAGTGAATTACATAAAAGAGCTAATCTCAAAAATAAGAATACTGAGTATATATATCAAGAGTTAGAGGGGTTAATGAAGACTACTGTTAAGATAGTTGATAAGGAAAATCCAGATAATTGGAAAGCATTTACCTTATTAAGTTACATTGAAAGAAAGGATAATTTTTACTATTATGAATTGAACCATTTTATTATTAATGCATTAAAGGAGCAACAATTTTTTACCCCTTTGAATTTGATGATGATAAAATCTTTGGATAGCCAATATTCAATAATTTTTTATGAATTAGCTATTAGATATCAAAAATACAAGATACCAAAGATGAGTATTGAAGAGGTTAGGAAATTGACCAATACTAAAAGTGAATATAAGCGATTTTATAATTTTAGAAAAAGAGTTTTAGATGTCGCCTGTGAGGAAATATCGAAAAAAACTGATATTAAACTCTCCTATATTACTGAAAAGAGGGGCAGAAGAATAGCTTTTATTGATTTTAAAATTGAGAGAAAGAAAGAAGAAATACCTGTTGAGATTAAAGTTAAAGAGCAGGAATATTCAGCAGAGGTCTTAGGATTATTTAATCTATTACCTAAAGTTGAACAGGTAGAGAGTAATAAAAGAGAATTAGCTAAATTACTAGAAGAGCATAGTTTTAGATATTTGAAGGCTGACATTGAGTATGCTAAAGAGTCTAATCCTGATAATTTTATAGGCTTTCTCAAGGCATCTTGTCAGAATGCTCATTACTCTAGTGTTGAAATTGAGAAGGAAGAGAAGCAGAAAGAGTTAGCTAAACAAAGGGAAGAAGCTGAGATGAAGAGAAAGGAGCTTGAAGAAAAAATAGAGAAGAAGGCTAGAGCAAAGGCTATGGAGCGGTATAAAGTTTTATCAGATAGTGAGCTAGAAAGGTATGAGCAGGAATATAGAAAGATGGCTAAGCTGGTACCAAAAAGCATAAGACCAGCTAAGAAAGAGTATATAATTGGATCTTTGGAGGATAAGTTTAAAGAAGAATTAAGAGATTTGCTAGGAAATGATTTCTTAGTATAG
- a CDS encoding ParA family protein, giving the protein MKKIAFYNNKGGVGKSTLAVNIAHALAKVDYKVLLIDLDSQNDCSLMLGIDRNQERKSFYDLINPHSAANIKECIIEARENLDLLPNSKYEIIEKEFNNNAMFLTTLLDEKLAGLEEMDYDYVIFDCSPSRSIINSAILFFIDYIFIPVQLEIPAIDGLATIFDYLEDLRLDFAKIKLIIPNMYDSRTNEGRENLKMLEESFAGQEIVTNPVYRRIKITEATKQGKTIFEYDEEAQKQLYPIIERVVEID; this is encoded by the coding sequence ATGAAGAAGATAGCCTTTTATAACAATAAGGGTGGCGTTGGTAAGTCTACATTGGCAGTAAATATTGCTCATGCTTTAGCTAAGGTTGACTATAAGGTTTTATTAATTGATTTGGATTCACAGAATGATTGTTCTTTAATGTTAGGGATTGATAGGAATCAAGAGAGGAAGAGTTTTTATGATTTAATTAATCCTCATTCAGCGGCTAATATTAAGGAGTGTATTATTGAGGCTAGAGAGAATTTAGACTTACTTCCTAATAGCAAGTATGAGATTATCGAGAAGGAGTTTAATAATAATGCGATGTTTCTAACTACCTTACTTGATGAGAAATTGGCAGGCTTAGAGGAGATGGATTATGATTATGTGATCTTTGATTGTAGTCCTTCAAGAAGTATCATCAATAGTGCGATATTGTTCTTTATTGATTATATCTTTATTCCTGTGCAGCTAGAGATACCTGCTATCGATGGGCTGGCGACTATCTTTGACTATTTAGAGGATTTAAGATTGGATTTTGCTAAGATTAAATTGATCATTCCTAATATGTATGATTCTAGAACCAATGAAGGCAGAGAGAATCTGAAGATGTTAGAGGAGAGTTTTGCAGGCCAAGAGATAGTGACAAATCCTGTTTATCGAAGAATTAAGATTACTGAGGCTACTAAACAGGGTAAGACGATCTTTGAGTATGATGAAGAGGCACAGAAGCAGCTATATCCTATAATTGAGAGGGTGGTTGAGATTGACTAA